AAAGTACCGATCAGGATCGGTGTGAACTCGGGTTCACTCGAAAAGGATATTCTTGAGAAACACGGATATCCTACTGCGGAAGCTCTTTACGAGAGCGCGATGAGGCATGCTGGAATTTGCGAGGAAAATGATTTTCATGACGTGATCATTTCCGTGAAGTCGACGGATGTGAGATTGATGATCGAAGCGTACCGCTTAATCGCACAGAGGACCGATTACCCGCTACACCTCGGCGTGACGGAAGCGGGACCAACGCGAGTCGGGACCATAAAATCATCGGTCGGGATCGGGACACTGCTCGCCGAAGGGATTGGCGACACAATAAGAGTTTCATTAACTGACGATCCCGTAAGAGAAGTTGAAGTGGGAAAAGAAATCCTGCGTTCTCTCGGATTGGCGACCAGGAATATAGAGTTGATCGCCTGTCCGACCTGCGGCCGCTTGGATGTTGATCTTTTTTCGATTACGAAACAGCTTGAAGACCGGCTGTCCGGGATGAAGAAGCCTGTTAAGATCGCGCTACTCGGATGCGTCGTGAACGGGCCCGGTGAAGCGAGCGAGGCAGATATCGGTGTAGCTTGCGGCAAGGGAGTCGGAATCCTCTATAGAAAAGGCGAAGTCGTCCGCCGCGTGAAAGAAGAAGAGATTGTCGACGCCGTGGTCGAAGAAGTCGGGAAGTTTCAACCTGAAGACTGAAAATGAGATGTGTCTTCTGTGATATTGCAGAAGGGAAATCGCCCGCCGATTTCGTAATCAAAGACAATGAAGTTGTCGCTATCCGCGACGCGCATCCTGTTGCACCCGTCCACATTCTTGTCATACCCAAAAAGCATATACCGTCTTTAGTCGATGTTGATGGCGACTCAGAGTTGATCTCAAAAATGATTTCCACAGCCGTCATCGTCGCGAAAAAAGTGAATATTTCCGGCCGTGGATTCAGACTGGTCTGGAATTGCCGCGCAGAGGGAGGCCAGACGGTGGACCACATCCACCTGCACCTTATCGGAGGCCGGCAGATGAAATGGCCCCCGGGATAAGATGAACCGAATCATAATTCTCGCCTGGTTTTCGCCAGCAGTCTTCATGGCGATAGCATTTTATGTCCTCTTCAGGAGCGAGATACCCCTCGAAGCAAAAATAATCCTCACTGCTCTTCCTCTTGCGATCTGGTTTATCGGGAGTGTTGCCGTTTACCGCGAGTACCGTAACGATCGGGAAGATGACCGCCGGCAGGAGGAGATCTTGAAGGAGGCCAGAAGAATACTCTCAGCGAAAGAAGGGCGCGGGGCTGGCGTCAGCGAAGTATCACCCAAGACACAGTCAGGGCGCGGCGGTTCCGGAGAATCGTCTCGCGGTTCGCCCGGTAAAGACAGGAAAATCTGAATTCGCCCTTTAATCCCGATGCTCGAAGTCGTTGCGTGTAACCCAATTTCCTTGGTTGAAGACGTGCAATTCCGGATCGCGAGCGCAAGGAGCCGGTTAATTCAACACCTCAGCGAGATCGACAATCAAAAGCGGAATTAATTATGCACCAATCTGATTTTTCACAATGGTTCTGGTATATCGCGGTTTCTTATAGCATAATTTCCGCTTTGGTATCCGCTGTGATCGCGCGGACAAAGCAGAGAGACCAGGGCAACTGGTTTTTACTCGGGATTATTTTTGGAATTTTCGCGATTAGCGCGCTCCTCCTCATGAAGAAATTACCCGACGAGCTGGCACCGGGGAATAATCTTCTTCTTAATCCTGACCGCCATCTTCGAAGTGGATGGCGGGTAATTATTTTTCTTGTGATTTCACTTGTCGTTAACTCTCTGCTCGTATCGCTCGCAAGATTGTCGCGTGTTGTCCCGGAACCATCGATCCTTTTCCTTTTTTACATTGCCGTTCTCGTCTCGACCGTCGTTATGATAAAGTATATCGACAGCCGCCGGTTTGTGTCTGTAGGATTCCCGTATCATGGTGCGATATTCCGCGAGATCGGATTGGGCTTCCTGATCGGAACGGTCATGATTTGCCTCGTGGGCGGATTTGAGATTGCTTTTGGGGCAGTGAAGCTGAGTCTCCGATCCAATTTGAGCATCATCCTCCTCGTGAGAAATTTCGGTCTCAGCTTTCTCTTCTTCGGATTTTTCGCCCTCGGTGAGGAGCTGTTGTTCAGAGGATACCCATTCCAGGCATTGATCGAAGGGATGGGAAATGTCGGCGCGATAATCTTTATGAGCGTGATATTCGGGCTCCTCCATTCGGGAAATCCGGAAGCCACCGTGTTCTCGACCGCGAACACAATTCTGGCGGGCGTCTGGCTGAGCGTCGCGTATTTGAAAACACGGACTCTTTATTTCCCATTCGGTGCCCACTTCGCATGGAATTTAGTGCAGAGCTTTTTCCTTTCGCTGCCTGTCAGCGGTCTCCTGACGAACAGGACGATATTCGTTCCCACTGACTTCGGTCCCGATTGGTTTACAGGTGGGCGATATGGACCAGAAGCTGGTGTCGGCACAACCGTAGTGCTGATCGCCGCCACAGTCTTTTTCATTCTCGATAAACGGATTAAACCTGCTTACGATTATGTCGCATTAAAAGAGAGAGTTGCGGCGAAGTAACGACTTCATCGGACCTCGATTAGAACGGTGATAGCAACAATCTAAATGCGACTTGCAAGGGTGAGCATTTAACTGACATTTCAGACGGATGATTGATCCCGGAAAGATTCCGTGACAGCAATTTTCCTGATGTAAGGGGAATTACTTCTTCCTTTTCACAACGAGGAGCGTCATGTCGTCGAACTGGGGAGTATCTGCGACGTGGATGTTCACGCCATTTAGAATCTCTTCCAAGATTTTGCCGGCGGAAAGACCCAAAGAGTTTCTTGCCAGCGTCTCGATCTGTTCCTGCCCGAACCGCTCATCCTTCGAATTGGTCGCGTCCTGAACCCCATCCGAATAAATGATCAGCACATCGCCCTCTTTGAAGTGGACCGTCTCCTCTTCGTACGGGAAATGGTCGACAATACCCAACGGCACTCCGCCAGCCGTCAGACGCACCGTGTCGTGCGCCTTTCTCAGGAAGAAAGGCTCTTCGTGGCCGGCATTCGTGTAGCGAAGAGTATTTTTGCCGGCGTCGATGATGCCGTAGAAAAGTGTGGCGAACTTGTCCGACGCAGTCGATTTAAAAAGGAGATTGTTCGCGTGCTTCACACAATTGTTTGCCGTCGTGTTTACTCTGGAATACGCCCGGACTGTCGCCTGGACGTTCGCCATGAGGAGGGACGCGGGCATTCCTTTTCCTGAAACGTCACCGAGCGAAATCGCGAGAGAGCCGTCTTCGAGAGGGATGAAATCGTAAAGGTCACCGGCAACTGTTTTAGCGGGAATTGATCTGGCCGCAAACTCGTAGCCTTCAAGGATCGGAAGCTCCTTGGGGAGGAGTCCCACCTGAACCGCATGAGCAGCGTTGAGCTCTTTCTCGAGTGCGAGCTTGTTTCTCTCCTCTTCGTACAGTCGTGCCTTCTCGATCGCGATCGCAGCGTGCGCGGAAAGGGCGTTGATCGCGTTTTCGTCTTCGGCTGTGAATGTCCCGTCACGTTTGTTCAAAAGTTGAAAAATCCCGACTATCTTTCCGTCTTTGTTCCTCATAGGCATGCAAAGGATAGTCTTGGTGTGATAACCCGTCTTCTTGTCGACTTCCGGGTTGAAGCGCGCGTCGAGGTACGCATCAGGAATGTTCAGCGTGTCGCCGGTAGCTGCGACGAAACCGGCAATCCCTTTGCCGATAGGAAGCCGGATGTGGACGGGCTTCGATGCCTCGAGAACCTTTGACCAGAGCTCCTGTCTTTTCTCGTCGACAAGATATACAGTGCCGCCGTCTCCATCCACAATCTTTAGAGCAGTCTCGAGGATAATCTTCAGGAGCTCGTCAAGATCGAGAGCAGAGTTGATCAGCTTTGAAGCTTCTATGATTCGTTCGAGTCTCCTGACGTCGGTAACGAGATGGCGGGTGCTCCTCTCAAGCTCCTGGATGAAATGATTGTTCTGCGATCTCATCCTTATCGAAGTGATCAGAAGGAGCCTGAGCGCAAACGGGTGACTTGAATCGAGGAGCCAGTCGAAATCTCTTTTCCCGAGAACAAAAGTCGTGCAGTCGTCGATCGCCGAAACTTTTCCGGTGCGAGGCCGGCCGTCGATGAGGGAGATTTCGCCGAAGAAGTCTCCGCTGTGGAGGAGGGCAAGCCGGAATTCATCTCCGAACCTCGTTCGCCTAGTTACCTTCACCCGGCCTTCAGCGATAAGATGAAGTTCGCTTCCCTCGCTTTCGTCCTCGAGTATTACTTCGCCCGCCAGATAATGTCTCTCCTGAAGTCGCGGCTTAACAGCCTGGAATTGTTCGTCCGTCAGGTTTTCAAGGAGAATGTTCAGGCGGAGGCGGTCGTAAATAGAAACCACTAGATGTTTCCTTTGTGGAAAGACACCAAGGACCCGTATGAATCATAAACAGCCGAAATTGCTGTCGTTTGGTTTGGACCGACTCTGTTCACTTCATGAAAATAACAAATCGAATGTTTAAAGAAAACAGGTACATGGAACGTAATTTCCAGAAATGCCGACTAACTGGTTCGCGCTCGGGCGATCGAGTATCAAGAAAAAGAGAAGATGCCAGCGAATGAGACGGTCTCTAAGAATCCAATCTATCGCGAAGTGGTACAGAAAATTTCCGGACGATTCTGATTCCGCGAGCCGCTATTGATGCGCCAGGTTAACTTTGAGCCAGAAGTCTATTTGTTTCGGTCTTTCCGTCTGACTGTTCCCGCGGCCATATCCTCCGCGCCCGCCCCTCATTCCACCGCCGCCTTCATTGCCGGGCATTCCTTCTCCTCCACCTTCGCCTCCCTCACCACCTTCTCCTCCTTCATTTCCGCGGCCGCGTCCCGTTCGTTCACCTCCGGATCGCTGTTCAAACTTGCCGCCTTCTATGCCAATTCCAACCTGCGAGCCATCGGCATTGATTGCATATGGATGTTCGGGTGAGGAGTGCAAGGGGACCTGGAGTTCGTACGTCAGCCCGTCGCGGTTGTTGCCGATCTGAAGCGCGATACCTTTGGCGTCGGCGATACTGAGCCTGACGGGACCATTTTCATTTACACCTAAGACTTCAAATTCGTTGGGTGAGCTTTCCATGAACCCGCCCGAATTTTCCTGGCCGTTTTCCTGACCATTATTCGGAGGTGGAGTGTAATTTCCGCCTTCACGCCGCCCGATGGGAAAGTGGATGCCGAATTTTTGGTGAGAGCCGCCCGAAGGGTCAAGCCAGACGGTCAGTCCGAGTCCCATTATCTGGAATGACTGCTGACGGTTTGTTGCCTTCAGGATCACGTAAAGGTAGTTGCTGTCGTTGCGAACCCCGGCTGTCATCTGCGCATCGGAAATATAAAACATCGTGTCTCCCCAGTCGTTGTCCTTCCCGTCGACGACGATCTGGTTGCTGTTCCACGCGCTCTTTACGAGGAGCATGCTTGTGCAGCCGGTCAATGAGTAAGCCAGTACCACTGGCAAGAGGATGAAAACGAATCTCAAACGATGCATCAAAACTCTCCTGTTCATTAGGATAAAATGAAATTCTGTTCGGGCGACCAACTCTACTTTGAGATGTTTTGGAACAAAAGAGTTTAATAAGTCGCGTTCGTTCAAATCAAGGGGGAGCAGAACCATATTGATTGAAGGGCACGGGAGGGCTATATTACGAAACAATTTCCGAGCACAGCAACATATGGTCGGAAGTTTTCTTTTTATGCTTGAAGCCCGGGTGGCGAAATTGGCAGACGCGCTAGATTCAGGGTCTAGTGGCCGCAAGGTTGTGCAGGTTCGAGTCCTGTCCCGGGCACGAAAATTTGAACGGATCTGTGGGTTTCTCTAAGCACTCTCTACTTTTCCATCCTTGTTTCCATTTCCTATGTACCATTTCCTAACCGGTAGTTCCTTTTTCTCAAACATTATTGCTGCGTTCCTTAGCGCTTCGACTCTGACTTTTGCGTAGATCATGGTTGTGTTTATGTCAGAGTGACCAAGAATCTTACTGACGGTCAACACGTCCACTCCCATATCTATAAGTCGAGTTGCGAAAGCGTGTCATTACAACACCGTCAGACCACACAGTTCACTTGGTTACTGACCACCAGCTCCACAAGCTTTTTATCCGCGTCAGGTTGCCAATGCCTGACCGGATCACTAATTTCAAATTGGTACATTAGTCGGGGGCAGGTCAATTTTATATATAGTTCTTGCTCCATGCCGCCGTCATTTAATATTTCATGGAACGGCGCCACTGCGTGATGCGGCACGCGTTAGGCGCCAGCAGCTATTCAACCAGGACCATCACAATGAGTATACTACTGTTCATCGATTATGAAATCTATGAGGGTACGTGTTAACATGAGGAATCAATTCTTATCACGCATTTCATTCGCAATAGTTATTGCTCTGTTCAGTTCCTGCGCTTCCATTCCTAAACTACCCGACAAAGTCGAAAATATTTTGGAATTTGAGGATTACATGAACAAATTAGTAGAATCCGGTGCTCCTCCCGGGATGTCTTTAGTGGTGGTGAAGAACGACAGTATTGTTTATGCCAAAGGTTTCGGCTGGGCTGACGAACCACGGAAAATCCACGCTACGCCAACGACAGTGTATCACTGGTGGTCATGCACAAAAATTGCTACCGCAATTGCCATCCTCCAACTTCAGGAAAAGGGAAAGCTCTCTTTAAATGATTCGGTCGTGCGGTATCTTCCATTCTTCAAAGTAAAGTATCCTTCCGACACCAGCAAGCGGGTAACCATTCTGAATCTCCTCAACCATACTTCAGGATTACCGGACCCGTCCGCGTTTACATTCGTTCGCTGGGTTCATCACGACGAAGATCCTCCTGTTAATCAAACTGATTTCATAATGAAAGAGCTTCCGGATTACTCTAAGCTGAAGTTTGAGCCTGGAGACCATTCTGAATATTCCAACATCGGTTATATGGTGTTGGGTGCCATTATTGAAAAAGTAACTGCCATGGCGTATGAAGATTATATTCGTCAAAATATTCTTCAACCTCTTGGAATGAATCACACAGATTTTCTTTACATGAAAAAAACAGAATCGGATGAAGCGGCAGGCAGTCATCCGACATTTAATTTGATGACTCCGTTACTTTATATCATGGCGCCATCATATATTCGGGAAACCCATTGGAGCCATCTCTGGATGAAACGAGTTTATACAGACCAAACCCCACCCACGGGTCTCATTGGGTCCGCGACAGACGCAGCCAGACTGGTCGCTGCATATCTGAATGGCGGAGTGCTGGATGGCCGACGAATACTTTCGCAGGAATCAATAGCAACAATGACGTATCGGTGGCAAATAGGGTCAAAGAATGATGATTCGCTAAATTACCGCAGGCAGGGAATCGGTTGGCAAATCTATGGTAAATCCGGGCGATGGGTTCTTACACATGACGGCGGCGGCCCAGGCTTTTCTACGAAAATTCAATTGTATCCAGATGAACATCTCGGATTTGTTCTCTTCACAAATGACGTTACGTGCGAACCCTGGAAAATAATTAACTTAGCTGCTACCCTAAAATGGTGAAACGAATCTGTAAGTACTTAGATATGACCTGATGCCGCACGGCGATTCAACAAATCTTTTATCGAGTGGAAAATCGAGCAGGACTTCTGCCAACTAGGACAAGGTGGCTGCTGGCGCCCAACAAGCCGGACAAAGACGCTTGTCATTCGTATAAATGGAACTCGCCCGCCTTCCGCAAGTCCCGCCTTGCGGGACGGCGGACAGGCTTCACGGCGCACAGATCATAGGCTGCGAGGAGCGCGGCACGACTTTGTCCCGCGAGACGTTAGCGGAAATTGTTTTGTGCATGACTACAAACTTTGAAGTTTCAAGAAAGGAGAATCTTATGACGAAAGTATTCCTATTTGTCGTTTCTTTTTTCCTTTTCCATAACGTCCAGTGTCAAGCTTTGGACACCACCATCGAACATAACGATGCAAAGATACACTTCAAGACTGTCGGAGAAGGGAGACCAATTCTCCTTTTGGCTGGTGGACCAGGTTTATCCTTCGATTACCTCGTACCAGTGGCCCAAGGTCTTGCAAAATCCTTTCGGTGCATCCTGGTGGATGAACGAGGCACGGGCAAATCTGCTGTTCAGACTTATGACACTACAACTATAACAGTTTCTTTAACTATCGAGGATCTTGAATACCTTCGAAATTACCTTGGGTATAAAGATTGGTTTGTGCTCGGCAGTTCAGTAGGCGGCTATGTAGCGTCGAGCTATGCGTGCGCTTATCCAAAATCAGTCTCCGCGCTTGTGTTGGTTGGCTCGGCCGGATTTAATTCAAGCTTGTGGGCTTATTACGGTGCCAACATCTGGTGCCGACTACTCC
The window above is part of the Candidatus Kryptoniota bacterium genome. Proteins encoded here:
- a CDS encoding serine hydrolase domain-containing protein; the protein is MNKLVESGAPPGMSLVVVKNDSIVYAKGFGWADEPRKIHATPTTVYHWWSCTKIATAIAILQLQEKGKLSLNDSVVRYLPFFKVKYPSDTSKRVTILNLLNHTSGLPDPSAFTFVRWVHHDEDPPVNQTDFIMKELPDYSKLKFEPGDHSEYSNIGYMVLGAIIEKVTAMAYEDYIRQNILQPLGMNHTDFLYMKKTESDEAAGSHPTFNLMTPLLYIMAPSYIRETHWSHLWMKRVYTDQTPPTGLIGSATDAARLVAAYLNGGVLDGRRILSQESIATMTYRWQIGSKNDDSLNYRRQGIGWQIYGKSGRWVLTHDGGGPGFSTKIQLYPDEHLGFVLFTNDVTCEPWKIINLAATLKW
- a CDS encoding type II CAAX endopeptidase family protein, whose translation is MHQSDFSQWFWYIAVSYSIISALVSAVIARTKQRDQGNWFLLGIIFGIFAISALLLMKKLPDELAPGNNLLLNPDRHLRSGWRVIIFLVISLVVNSLLVSLARLSRVVPEPSILFLFYIAVLVSTVVMIKYIDSRRFVSVGFPYHGAIFREIGLGFLIGTVMICLVGGFEIAFGAVKLSLRSNLSIILLVRNFGLSFLFFGFFALGEELLFRGYPFQALIEGMGNVGAIIFMSVIFGLLHSGNPEATVFSTANTILAGVWLSVAYLKTRTLYFPFGAHFAWNLVQSFFLSLPVSGLLTNRTIFVPTDFGPDWFTGGRYGPEAGVGTTVVLIAATVFFILDKRIKPAYDYVALKERVAAK
- a CDS encoding alpha/beta hydrolase, whose amino-acid sequence is MTKVFLFVVSFFLFHNVQCQALDTTIEHNDAKIHFKTVGEGRPILLLAGGPGLSFDYLVPVAQGLAKSFRCILVDERGTGKSAVQTYDTTTITVSLTIEDLEYLRNYLGYKDWFVLGSSVGGYVASSYACAYPKSVSALVLVGSAGFNSSLWAYYGANIWCRLLPSDQQLSESWSDSAVVAKDPRHAGMEYLKAILPAFFYDRLNCVRWMPYMKDEWYNLDVANLISHDMAKDDITEKSRAYKNPVLVLQGRQDQVGESMPYIISQTYPNSKLVFINKCGHLPWLEQPKIFYDAVETFLSEKK
- a CDS encoding SpoIIE family protein phosphatase, which codes for MVSIYDRLRLNILLENLTDEQFQAVKPRLQERHYLAGEVILEDESEGSELHLIAEGRVKVTRRTRFGDEFRLALLHSGDFFGEISLIDGRPRTGKVSAIDDCTTFVLGKRDFDWLLDSSHPFALRLLLITSIRMRSQNNHFIQELERSTRHLVTDVRRLERIIEASKLINSALDLDELLKIILETALKIVDGDGGTVYLVDEKRQELWSKVLEASKPVHIRLPIGKGIAGFVAATGDTLNIPDAYLDARFNPEVDKKTGYHTKTILCMPMRNKDGKIVGIFQLLNKRDGTFTAEDENAINALSAHAAIAIEKARLYEEERNKLALEKELNAAHAVQVGLLPKELPILEGYEFAARSIPAKTVAGDLYDFIPLEDGSLAISLGDVSGKGMPASLLMANVQATVRAYSRVNTTANNCVKHANNLLFKSTASDKFATLFYGIIDAGKNTLRYTNAGHEEPFFLRKAHDTVRLTAGGVPLGIVDHFPYEEETVHFKEGDVLIIYSDGVQDATNSKDERFGQEQIETLARNSLGLSAGKILEEILNGVNIHVADTPQFDDMTLLVVKRKK
- a CDS encoding HIT domain-containing protein — its product is MRCVFCDIAEGKSPADFVIKDNEVVAIRDAHPVAPVHILVIPKKHIPSLVDVDGDSELISKMISTAVIVAKKVNISGRGFRLVWNCRAEGGQTVDHIHLHLIGGRQMKWPPG
- the ispG gene encoding flavodoxin-dependent (E)-4-hydroxy-3-methylbut-2-enyl-diphosphate synthase — its product is MMIDLPVISDKSHEVYEVQQKFPLRKSRRVHIGNVPVGGGAPISVQTMTKTKTSDIDATVKQIVESAEAGCDIVRVTVNDKEAAEAIGEIVKQSPIPVVADIHFNHVFALRALEGGVAKVRLNPGNIGSVDRIRQVLNLAKERKVPIRIGVNSGSLEKDILEKHGYPTAEALYESAMRHAGICEENDFHDVIISVKSTDVRLMIEAYRLIAQRTDYPLHLGVTEAGPTRVGTIKSSVGIGTLLAEGIGDTIRVSLTDDPVREVEVGKEILRSLGLATRNIELIACPTCGRLDVDLFSITKQLEDRLSGMKKPVKIALLGCVVNGPGEASEADIGVACGKGVGILYRKGEVVRRVKEEEIVDAVVEEVGKFQPED